In Eublepharis macularius isolate TG4126 chromosome 4, MPM_Emac_v1.0, whole genome shotgun sequence, the following are encoded in one genomic region:
- the LOC129326900 gene encoding uncharacterized protein LOC129326900, which yields MAVQRKESDVVKALRNVCKAEDVRKETELMMKPYANWEEYLMPGPISIAILGELACISAGQGDFSINKNPPTGGFKYIKYPDSFLTCLMQVSNKGWEAFNIAHKNMDQIRLLSMSVPEQMKTIVQILFQDTEVVQALLPGQLTSMKSIADECTSLALAVESKFSDVIRLIQELLEACLSSKSGYEKELEETRRTLEGVKLKQKAAEAAKKEAEEYYNSIRKKVDETYQDYRKAMDSIPEGWDAVAMNFVASLADSMTTVPRAVANLTADMCKYLIGESEHSGDEANGGAEDDPIALCNICSHSVQLASLGNALNQLVDEEGNINMGLLYNEKDQQVKSSWTKETAEQLLEKINKEKECSVKGMAVEICTSVIGVCQTLAEIATSGKKDVDKKSLKEKIKHLLQKVDLFDSKSKSRTGAPPFAPKTPNMAKYEDSCQGKMAGSVVMTNAHFKIVQSQEMLKITEEEYQRSFENFKQQNEELTEILITMRACETKEIDFDTARKMLIKGLDALGRVKEQWEKMVRFFQMISSLIESCLSRRIAEFVTTAGNVCGIANYSSNDFVKDLIYKQAFNASNVAHLVHMISETYTEVSSNYLMDKVSSLGRLISMEPSDPKFQAERLKLAAGCDDARQAIEDLVIKKKREFESNIRGRVEKISSELMAALPEVTKTEQKAIEDTVQKGMRDMSLQDANQFI from the coding sequence ATGGCCGTGCAACGCAAGGAGTCAGATGTGGTCAAAGCCCTGAGGAATGTCTGCAAAGCCGAAGATGTGCGCAAGGAGACTGAACTGATGATGAAGCCCTATGCCAACTGGGAGGAGTATCTGATGCCTGGCCCCATCTCCATCGCCATCCTAGGGGAGCTGGCATGCATCTCCGCAGGGCAGGGGGATTTCTCCATCAACAAGAACCCACCCACAGGGGGATTCAAATACATCAAGTACCCAGACTCGTTCCTCACGTGCCTGATGCAGGTGAGCAACAAAGGCTGGGAGGCCTTCAACATTGCGCACAAGAACATGGATCAGATCAGGCTCCTCTCCATGAGTGTCCCGGAGCAAATGAAGACCATTGTCCAAATTCTGTTCCAAGACACAGAGGTGGTGCAGGCATTGCTTCCCGGGCAACTGACCAGCATGAAATCCATTGCAGATGAATGTACCTCTTTAGCCCTGGCTGTCGAGAGCAAATTCAGTGATGTCATCCGCCTGATCCAAGAACTGCTGGAAGCCTGTTTGAGTTCCAAGAGCGGGtatgaaaaagagctggaagaaactAGACGGACCTTGGAAGGCGTCAAGCTCAAACAAAAAGCGGCAGAAGCAGCCAAGAAAGAGGCAGAGGAATACTACAATAGTATAAGGAAGAAAGTGGATGAAACATACCAAGATTACAGAAAGGCAATGGATAGTATTCCAGAGGGGTGGGATGCTGTAGCTATGAATTTTGTTGCAAGTCTTGCAGATAGCATGACAACTGTGCCTCGTGCAGTTGCCAACCTTACCGCTGATATGTGTAAGTACCTTATTGGGGAAAGCGAGCACAGTGGCGACGAGGCAAACGGTGGAGCTGAAGATGACCCCATAGCACTGTGTAACATTTGCTCCCACTCTGTGCAACTGGCTTCTTTGGGAAATGCTCTGAATCAGCTTGTGGATGAAGAAGGCAACATTAACATGGGCCTCCTTTACAATGAGAAAGACCAGCAAGTCAAGTCCTCTTGGACAAAAGAAACTGCCGAGCAACTTCTGGAGAAGATAAATAAAGAAAAGGAATGTAGCGTGAAAGGAATGGCGGTAGAAATATGTACTTCTGTAATTGGTGTTTGTCAGACACTGGCTGAAATAGCGACTTCTGGAAAAAAAGATGTAGATAAGAAAAGCCTGAAGGAAAAAATCAAACATCTATTGCAAAAGGTTGACCTCTTTGACAGCAAAAGCAAGTCACGCACAGGGGCACCACCCTTTGCCCCCAAGACACCCAATATGGCAAAGTACGAAGACAGTTGCCAAGGGAAAATGGCAGGATCAGTTGTGATGACCAATGCCCATTTCAAAATTGTGCAAAGTCAAGAAATGCTGAAGATCACAGAAGAAGAGTACCAGAGAAGTTTTGAAAACTTCAAGCAGCAGAATGAAGAGTTGACAGAGATACTCATTACCATGAGGGCATGTGAAACAAAGGAGATTGACTTTGATACAGCCCGGAAGATGCTGATCAAAGGCTTGGATGCCTTGGGGCGGGTGAAGGAAcagtgggagaagatggtccGTTTCTTCCAGATGATTTCCAGCCTCATCGAGTCCTGCCTCAGCCGTCGGATTGCAGAATTTGTAACCACAGCTGGAAATGTCTGTGGAATTGCAAACTACTCCAGCAATGACTTTGTTAAAGATCTGATTTATAAGCAGGCCTTCAATGCTTCCAACGTGGCTCATTTAGTGCATATGATCTCCGAGACCTACACAGAAGTATCTTCAAACTACCTGATGGACAAGGTGAGTAGCCTTGGCAGGCTTATCTCCATGGAGCCTTCTGATCCCAAATTCCAGGCTGAGCGCCTGAAGTTGGCAGCAGGGTGTGATGATGCTCGACAAGCCATAGAGGATCTGGTCattaagaaaaagagagagtttGAGAGCAACATCCGGGGCAGAGTGGAGAAAATCTCTTCTGAGCTGATGGCTGCCTTGCCAGAAGTGACCAAAACAGAGCAAAAAGCAATTGAAGATACCGTACAGAAGGGCATGAGAGACATGAGCCTGCAGGATGCCAACCAGTTTATCTAG